A genomic window from Silene latifolia isolate original U9 population chromosome 11, ASM4854445v1, whole genome shotgun sequence includes:
- the LOC141612618 gene encoding RING-H2 finger protein ATL80-like has protein sequence MGITLRILTAVNESMSTENADLSSAQSDYIVILAALCCGLICAIGLAMAARCVCFHRHLHVFSTPPTLPVSVPPPGLNKKILELIPTTKYVPERTVTDDSVEQTECAICLSEFTDGDLMRVLPHCGHVFHVTCIDKWLETNSSCPSCRQLILLVSRCHHCGGFSASQGSCGVEVDVREIDMLSSQDCAHGFLP, from the coding sequence ATGGGTATTACCCTGAGAATTTTAACTGCTGTCAACGAATCAATGTCGACAGAGAATGCAGACCTTAGTTCAGCACAATCTGACTACATTGTCATCTTGGCAGCTCTCTGCTGTGGCCTTATATGTGCAATAGGCCTAGCAATGGCAGCTCGTTGCGTCTGTTTCCACCGACATCTTCATGTTTTTTCAACACCTCCAACACTTCCCGTCTCAGTACCGCCACCAGGTCTTAACAAGAAGATCCTGGAATTGATTCCGACAACCAAGTACGTTCCTGAACGGACTGTAACAGATGACAGTGTGGAACAGACAGAATGTGCCATCTGTTTGTCGGAATTTACAGATGGAGACCTTATGCGAGTCCTTCCTCACTGCGGTCATGTATTTCACGTTACCTGTATCGACAAATGGCTTGAGACCAACTCTTCTTGTCCCTCGTGTAGACAGTTGATTCTTCTGGTTTCTCGGTGTCATCACTGTGGCGGGTTTTCTGCCAGTCAGGGATCCTGTGGGGTTGAGGTTGATGTTCGAGAAATTGATATGTTGTCTAGCCAAGATTGTGCTCATGGTTTTTTACCATAA